CCTCATTCTTTGAAGTCTACTGATGAGTGCATCCTTGATTCGGTTAGTGTCTTACTCCTTGTCCTTTTGATTAGCCTTCTACTGGTTATCTGAGTTCCTTGTTGATTAAACTAATCCTTAGAGACTTGGTCAATTTTAATGTTTTTGGACTTTTTACAGTTTTACTTTACAAGTCTTGGCAGAGTTTGATTTGATTTATACTTTGAAATACATGCCTCGATCTCAACATCTGATGACAAAAATCAAATAACTTATTATATGTTTTGAACGTATGTGTTTGGATTGGTGATTGTTTGTTTCACTATTTTGTATGGTGGAATTTTAATTGCAAGTGAGGGTTGGGACATGGCACTGAATGAGTTAAATCAGGCCCTACTTAACATTTTACCATTGTCGAGTCATTTGTGTATTTTTGTATATTTCAAAGATGAGGGTAGTTTTGACTATTGCAAAGATGATAGATTCATATAGTCCCAGATATGAAAAAAAATTAGGATGTTTTGTTGAATCTTGATACACCAGATGCAATAAGTTGTTAAATAGAAAATTGGAACAGAGTTATGAGTTTGTTCAGCCGTTTTCTTCTTGTCTTTTTAAAACTATTCTATGAATGGTACAGGATTTGCCATTTGAGGGGGAGTTGCCAGAGAAAGTTAGTTGCTACGAAGGGGTGTTCTATAATTACTTCAGCATAGGTATATAAACTTGACTTATAATTCCAAACTGATCGATACTGTTACTATGTGCATCTGTCATTTGATTGTATGGGAATATTAAGAGGTGAACTTAGATTGAATAATGAATAGGTTCAAAAACAGCAGATAATGAAAAAAATCGAGGCTTAACTGAATTGAAATGCAGCATGCCAGCCAGTTTTTATAATGAATCTAATTTGTGCTCAGATGTCTTAACTAATGTACATCAACCACACTATTGAGGCTTTAGAAACTGTATTTGGGTATTTATATTGTTTTGAAAATGTTCATGATCTCATTGTTTGGTTTGGTCATTCAGGAATGGACGCTCAAGTTGCATATGGCTTCCACCATCTTCGGAATGAAAAACCTTACCTTGCTCAAGGCCCTCTTACTAATAAGGTCTAATTAAAATCTTATAGCCCCGACAAATACAGTCATATgtgctttattttttttatgttttggtATTAGTAACACTAAATTGTAATCGATCTTCTGTTATATTACAGTTGATTTACTCTGGTTATAGCTGCACTCAGGGTTGGTTTCTCACTCCTTGCATGAGTGATCCTGGTTTAAGGTCAGAAATCTCATCATCAGAATTATAGATGATACATTTCAATTTCTTCAAAACTGATCAGGAATTAATTTTCAGTCTATAATTGCTGGAAATTTTGTATTTACAGGGGACTCAAGAACATCCTAAGGCTGCATGTTAAAAAGCTCAAAGGCTCCAAATGGGAACAGGTTCCAATCCCTAGCAGGTGGCCATTTCACACGAAATTTTTTTTTCTGAATTAATTGTGATATTGGACATTGTTTTGCCTTTCATGTCTTTTAAATTTATTAATCTAATTGGTGGTCATACTTTCAGTGTGAGGGCTATAGTTGCATTGAATCTTCATAACTATGGTAGTGGAAGAAATCCATGGGGTAAACTAAAGCCAGAGTATTTGGAAAAGGTATCAAATAAATAAATGTTTCCTCTCTGAAACAAAATTAATTCACAAATGGAAATATGATGTCTTTTTTCATTCTTGGTTTTCTTTCTCAGCGAGGTTTCGTTGAGGCCCATTCTGATGATGGTCTTCTGGAAATTTTTGGGTTGAAGCAAGGATGGCATGCATCATTTGTTATGGTTGAACTTATCTCTGCCAAGCACATCGCTCAAGTACTGCTACTCTATGTTTGTTATAAACATAATCAAGATAGTTAGCTCGAGCTAATTTGATGATAATAAGTTTATGTATTATATCTTTTTCAGGCAGCGGCGATTCGGTTGGAAATAAGGGGAGGAGAGTGGAAAGATGCATTCATGCAAATGGATGGAGAGCCATGGAAACAGCCAATGGGAAATGAAATCTCTACATTTGTGGATATTAAGAGGGTACCTTATAATTCACTTATGATCAAAGGGGATTAGTTTAATTTGTTTGGTTCAGAAATTCTTAATTATTGCTCCAATGGGTTCTGATCAATGCAATTAAGTATGGTCTCACCTCAGAGGATTGTATATTAGTATTATTTGTCATGCCTAGGTAAGGTTTATTCTTAGGATGGGGCCACTTGTGTAATATTATTCTTAGTACATTTTACAACAAGTTACTAAAAATATTTCGTAATCTTTTTAGTTGGGTGTTTTTCATGTGTATAATAATTTCCTTATTTTCAATGGTTCAATAAATGATTCGATGTCAAAGGTAAAAGTAGCATGTAATGGCGATACAGATTTTTGGTGTTTCGACAAATTGAATTCCGATTCTGATCAGAAGGTGagaatttattattttatattattttatttatagtaACTTGTATTTTCACTGAATAGTGATAACACAACACTAAATGATCGAAGTTGATAAGTGGGAAAGGTGCAATTGGCGCGACAGGCTGTACATCCCCAAAGTTTGATGTTAAACCGCATAAGCAGGGAAGAAAGAACTAAAGATGATTTGTAATTTTCAGTAAAATAGATGTTTTAATCATGTGCCATGTATGATTATTACGTTGCTAAAAAATACACATGATGACACATGTCTTCGTCTTATTGGTAATATAAGTGACAGTTGGCCATGTAGCCCAAGTTAACGCAGGAGTTGGAAGGATATAAAAGTCGAGAAAATACAAACGTTGAAAAGTATGTTTATTTGACATCTCAAATTGAAAGATATAAAGGATGTGAATGTTTAATCTGGGATGAAAAGTTCAATTGTTACTTAAATTAACATTAGAaaccaatataataataatttgatcttTGGTAATTAAATCAACAATTCAAGTTTTTGAGATGCTTATTCCATGATTAGATATGTCAAGAGAATGCTAATGAACTAAGAGTTCGTTTGGAACAACAAATAACACAACGGATTAAATTAAATTATCTGGTTAGAAATAAAGATGGTGTTTGGATCGATTGATAGATTCATAGCAATCTGATTCGGAAGATTTTTTGATGGATAAGTCTGTTTTTAAAGAAGGTGTTTTATTAATTTATCCATTGGACGTTAGATAAAGGAGTTGGCATGTTTTACACAATTGTCCTCATGTGGCTTAAAAAAAGATGACAAATGCCCTCAAGCATCATATATAAGCgaaattttttttcttcatttttctttcttgTTCGTCTCTCTCGTACGGAACGACGAGTTCGTCGCCCTCTCACCACCCGATCGAAATTCGACGCCGGAGTAGTCGAATCCAAGTTCTTGACGCTTCTTCCATTTTTAACACAGTAAATACAAACTATAAATTAGCTTTAATTTTCGCGTTTTTGGATTTATTGGATTTTTAGGGTTTGGAAATTTTTTGGGACTTTTGTTAAATTCCGATTCTTACGGGATGTATGGTTAGATTAGGTTGATTAAATATCAATTTTTTTCATGATTGCTTGTAATTCAGCAAAGAAGTTAAATTAGGAGTATTTTGGTAACTAAACTATCTAATCTAGATCATAAAACCTGCTATTCAAATGCAATAGTGGATAACAGAAAATTATCCGTCACTTATCCATGTTGCATCCAAATGCTTGATTAGATAATTTTAACCCAATCGATAACCATGTTACAAAATTTTCCGTATCCGTTGAAAATTATCCACCATTCCAAACGAACCCTAAATACTTGTAATACAGATACTGATACATGAAAAGGTGAAATTACAAGCATTGAACAACTATACAATTAGCTACTACTCTTCAGTGTTGGTTGTAGAAGAGCTCCCTGACCCAGTCAACCACAGCAGGAGAGAAAATACATAGTAAGAAGTGTACCGGAAGAATCGAACCCTCGATGTAGTTGAGATGCTAAGCGAGAAGAAGAGTGCTTCAAAGGCGGTGAAGAAGAGACTATATCAATGATCAATACAACATTGGCAAACCAACTGAGCTCTCTCACGGCAAGGTACATCCCTGCCATGAATGCTAATGCCATCATTGTCAGAGCTATTCCTAATAACGGTATTGTCACTCTTAAGGCGATGAAAATCAAACGAATATCTCCTAGTTGTTCCCAAATAAGGATCACAACGACCATAATAGAGCTATACATAGCTATCATGTCAGAGAAAACGAACAACCGGAAACCATCTTGTCTTAGGAAGACTGCCATTCCTCCTTGTTTACCGCTATTATCGGATATGTATCCTCCTGGGACTGTAAAGCCAGCTGCAAATGTCACAGTGGCAACAAGCGTCGCAACTAGAAGAAGAGTATTGACCCTGTCTTTGTAATAGTGGATGGGTGGCACTTTGCCCTCGTGATAAATTTTCTTATTTGTATTAAAGTCCTTTTCACCTGGTGCTCTTCGAGCTCCGGCAGATCTTAGTGCAGTCCAAGATAGGCGCTGGAGGTGAGAAAAAAGTGACCATAGAGGATTTCGTTATACAGTTTTACTGTTATTTTAGACAATAGTGGCGTCATATTAGAAAAAACCGAATCCTATATTTCAGTATCGGACCGTGTTGGTGCCACAATCACAAAGttttgatttttaaaaaatttcTCAATATACATAAAGTTTTTAATAACgaaaattataatttattatatgtacTCCAAATTTATGAAACATATTTCTCCCCCAAAAGAAAAGATTGCCCTCATGCTGCAATATAGTTTCCACTAGTCTGGCAAAGAACGTATGAGAAATAGAATATGGCAAATATGAAAATAATTCATCCCAATGTTTGTGAAACAAAGGGATTGGTGATGAGATAACACTACCAGAGAGAGAACTTACCTCTCGGAAAGAGGCTGCCATTCCAACGCTGCTCTCAGCAATGTCCAAGGATGTCCTTCCCTTGTTATTAATGGAGATTAATAAAACTCTCTTATCCCATGTCAGCGTGCTGACAATCTTTGGATGCATAAACTCAGTGGCCAAATGCAAGGGTGTGTTGCCATTCTTAGTCCTCTGGTTTATAAGTTTCACAAGCTCGGGCTTTTTAAGGACAAAATTGACTTCATTTAATTTTCTGTTCATTGCAGCAGAGTTAACAGTGTTGTTGTAGGATCTAGTTATGAGAGACATAGTGATAATTTTGATGAATATGAATTAGAACATAGAGACAGTAAGAACAGGAAAGTAGAAAACGGTAGAAAACTATAGAGTCTTGATAAACCTAATTTAGGTTTATACTTTAGACTTAATTTTCTATTGATATAAACTGATATATAAATAGACCTAATAATTGATTAGTTGTAATCGAATAGGAAACTAATTTAGAAAACAGCCGACTTATAATATTAAATCTACCAAAACAGAATAAAcaatgtaatataatataatatattattcctAATTAATATTTACAGCCCTGTGTGAATCCATAACAGTACTCCTCTCCTACAGATCGAGCTTGTCCTCAAGCTCGAAGGATGGACAATCGGCCTTGAAATACTTCTACGTGCCATTGCCTCTATTTGTGTTTTTCCTCTTTTGTAATAAAACATACAAAGCATATCAGGAGTAACATCAATAACTTTCCCATCGTCGTGCTGAGTAGGCGCAAAAGCGATCCCTGTGAAGGTATTGAAATGGAGAACCTCGACCACCCCAAAACTTTTAACGAACTCAATGTAACGGGCGCCACAAGTTCCTGTGATGTGTGTGCTCCTTTGGTTTGCCAGCTGGAGTGCAGAGTGACCCACACCACTGCCTGAAGCGGCCTTGAGCAAGATAGTGTTTTGTTGTCCAATTTCATCAAACTTGATCTCAGCTGATTAAGTGACAGTTTGATGAGTTGTATGAGCAGCCACTGGGAAAGTGACTCCTTTGGGTGCCGAAACTTCGGGAGCCCTTTTAACTATCAAACTCTTCCTAGCAACAACAAATTTAGCGAATACACCACCAATTAGATTGGTAACCACTTTGTCCTCGGCGCTAAAGTTATTGTCTCCTGGCCTAGTTTCCTCAATCGCTCTTGCCACATCGGTTGCAATTACCTCGCCTCCTTCATGACACGCATTTTCTACAAGAGAAAAGTGGTCTTAAACCCTCAGAACATTAGAATGGGAATTTCTTGGAGCTGTAATCGATGAACTAGCTGGTTCGGCGGCAGTAGTGATTTCAGGAGGAAAAACAGAGGGAACAATGAGGGTTTTAGGCACTATGTCCCTCAAATTTTCTAGCTAAATGCATAGCATAGGTTAGGATTTTGGGCCCAGAAAGATTTAATTCCCATTGAATAGATTGTGTCAATCCTTTTATGTACAACTTCACCTCTTGTTCAGGCAATATATCATTCACTCGGGAGAGAAAAATCTGAAAAGCTCGATTATACTCGAATACTGAACCATCTTGACACAACGCAGCCAAATCAGTCAAACGCCTATCTCTGGCAGCCTGACGCAAATTTGCCAAATCCCTCAAATGACTATCTCTGGCTTTAATTTACTCGTTAATACCCAAATTATCTCTCATAACAACTGAATCTGATACCAAATTGTTAAGAGTGTTGTTGTAGGATCTAGTTATGGGATGCATAGTGATAATTTTGATGAATATGAACTAGAACATAGAGACAATAAGAAAAGAAAAGTAGAAAACGGTAGAAAATTATAGAGTCTTGATAAACATAATTTAAGTTTATACTTTACACTTAATTTTCCATTaacataaattaatatataaatagacCTAGTAATTGGCTAGTTGTAATCGAATAGGAAACTAACTTAGAAAACAACCGACCTATAATATTAAATCTACCAAATAGAATAaacaatataatatattatattattcctAATTAATATTTGCAGCCCTATATGAATCCATAACAAGCAGCGTGGAGAATGTTAACTCCTTGAAAGTTGATAATCTCAGAAGGATAAGGGCAAAACTGAAGTAGCATTTCAACTACATGAACATGATCATTCCAAAATGCAACGTGAATAGGAAAACGGCCAAGTTTATCCCTCTGATAGCTCCAGAGATAGATTTGTGTATTAAGCAACGAACACAATCAAGATATCCAAGGTATGATGCATAGTGAAGTGGAGTCTAGCCTAGTTTATCTCTTAAACTGATGAACTTTGGCTCCATCTCCAACAGAATGTCTATGATATCTGGCATGACATATCCAAATTATGAAacgagaaaaaaaaagaaagatagAATCCTAATTATAATGAAGCACTTGGCTAATGTACTACTAATTCTATCTCAATATATATGATGTTTTGTATTTTTAGATTCATCAAAATGAATATGTATTTAGGGAAGATTATTGACTAAATACATGTTCATTTGGATAAATCTAAAAAATTTTGCGGTAAAATTGATTACTTGTGCTTCTCCTTTGAAAAGTTGCATTGGAAATGGCAGCATGAATAGCAGGCCTTCCTTTGAGCCTCTCATCTGGATCCACAGATGGATTAGGCATCAGCATTGATATCACACATTTTTTACCACCAACTTTTGCGGCCAGATACAGAGCAGACATTTCTACTTTGTTTAGATAAAATGACACTTTAGGGTCTACCACCACCAATTTTTCAGCTACCTCTAAATGAGAATTTATCAAAGCCTCATGCAATGCCGTGTTTCCCTCCGAATTTCTTATCCTTAGCAGCTGTATAGCCTCTCTCGATGAGCTCGATGAGGATGAGGAATGGTTCTGGTTTTGATAGGTCGAATTTGACGAAATGGATGAATCGAAAAGGCCTGCCTGGAGAAATATTAGACTAGTTACAACAGAAGACTGTCCAAACTTTGCAGCAACGTGTAGAGGCGTATCTCCTTCCAAATTTCGATTGAAGATAAGCGAAGGAGTGTGATCGGCTATCAGTCTAACAATTTCCTTATTACCAAGCTCAGAAGCTACGTGGAGCAATGTATTATGCATAGGGCTTAACATCTTAAAAATGGCATCTCTAGTTAAATGTTTATACAGTGACAGTTTATTGAGTGCAATAGTGAAGTCGCTGACATCACCTTTAGAAGCAGCTTGGATCAATTCAATGTCCATGATTTGATCATCTGAAATCGACTCGGACGATGAAGTTATGTCAGAATCAGGTTTCCTAATTTCAGGAACCTTTTTGCCGTTCGAATGAGAGTACCGCCTCTGTACATCCATATTGATGTCAGAAAACCCCATTGTCAATTATCTGAAGCTCCAAATCACGATTGGTCAAGAAAATAAAGCAGAGAGTATGATACGGGAAAAAATTAGTAGGAGTGAATTTATAGTGTTCAGGGATTGAAGATTCCAAGAAAGGCCCCATACTAGAACGTAATTGCCGAACACTTGCGAGTTGCGACGAAAGCTCAATGGCAAAAAATATAAGTCAATGGCCCGCGCGTACGAAAAAAGAATAATTGCTTTATTGCTTATGGCAGATGATGTGTAGTCCTTTTTTTTTCCTTCGCTTTTATAATTGCAGATGATGTAGTCTAATCTCTAAGGGCCATTTGGATAGACGGATGGATTTTATGGGATTCGAAACGAGTTTAGGATTAGCCCCAGATTAGAATTCGAATTTTAGATTAAAAAAATTGATTATGTTTGGATGGTAGTGTTGAATCGATAGGATTTAAGTCTCGAATCCTATCTAGTGTTTGGATCAAAGAACTCATTCATCGTATTAGAAACACAATTACCCATTTGTCAATGAACTCCCCTTTTTGATCTCTTTTTTGGTTATTTATTACCTTCTCATAGCCAAATCAATTAGAAATCTCTCTGCAAGCAAAACTCTAGTCTGAATTATGAGCGAGCCCCATCCTATATTCGACGCGCCGTACATTAAATTAGACGGTTATGTTGATGAAGAAATGAAAGTGGTGCTCAATCTCTACTACTTGGAACCCGACGTCAGTTGTAAATGTGGCCTTCCGGCGCAGAAGTTTACAGACTACTCGAATGGCAGGAGGTTTCTAATTTACTACAATTATAAGAGGGTAATGTCTTCCATATGAGCCTTCCATATTGCTATTGAAATTATATTGCTTCTGTGCATATAGAAAGTGTTCGCCGAAATGTGTTAGAGAGGTTCATAACATGATTTCTTATGTCTTAGAAGAATGTGTTAGTGATTCATTGATTGATGTGGATTCATGTCATTGTGTTTGTAGTTTCGATGACCATGTTTATTAAAGGTTTGGATTGACGAACCTAATTTGTGTAAGGAATTGGGAAAAACATGTATGAGGATCATGGTGAACTCTTATGATATGGAGAAGACTTTCAAGTCGGTTTCTGAGAGGAAGTTGAAGGAATCTGAAGCTGAATGTCGGAAGTCGAAGTCCACAAATGTCAAATTGAAGCAGCAAGTGAAAGTTTTGAATGATGAAGTTGAGGCCATGGCCAGTTTTATTGAAAAACTAAAACTACCTGTGGATAAGTAGATGTAGTTTATCTTTATTGTTGTagtaaatgatattttttgtaaacATGTATATGACATGAAATTTTATCATGTTCTTACGAAACTTTCTCAATATCTATCTATCTACATGTTCATGACTAGTAGAACACtactttttattaaatataatactaaGTTAGAATAGATCGCAATtacaaaattattataacaaacTACAAATGCAAACAGAAgacaaattttaccaaagttttaccAAGTAATTATTAAAAACTACAAATCATTACTCACACAAGTTTTACTAAAGTCATGATTACAAACTACAAATCAGAATATATCAGAACACAAGTTTCATCATTATTAGAAGTATAGAATCATCTACACCCTGGCTACCAACCACTCATTGTACATTTCCTGAGTAAGGTTGTCTCTCCATGCTGTCCATTTGGGTGTGGACTCAACGACATTGATGTTGGCTGGAGCTTCGTCACCATTAACTTGCACATTCCCATTTGCCACACCTTCTGTCCCGACTTGCACAATGTCGTTGTATTCATCTTCAATGTAATCAACCGCCATCTCCTTCCTTATGAAATTTTGGAGCAAACAACAAGCCAGGACAATACAATTAAACACCTCAGGGCTGTACCATGTTGTACTCCTTCAAATGGCCCATCTCATCTTCAATATACCGAAACAACGCTTGATAACATTTCTCGCTGATGCATGACGAAAATTGAATAGCTCTTCCTTGTTACTAGGTGTTAAGCCATGCCTTTATTCGCTTAGATGGTAATGAGTACCCCTGTGCAGTGCTAAGAATCTAGGAGCATTGTAATAGCCAGCATCCACCAGGTAATACTTTCCTGAAATTAAATGCAAGTCATTAATAAACAAACATATACTCATAATCTAACACATCATGTTTTCTGCACATAAATCGAAGACAATAATTACTTGTTGGCACACGTAGACCACCTTCTTTCCGTAGTGTATCACGCAATACCCTCGAGTCGAAAGCAGATCCTTTCCAACCAGGGTAGACCAAGATGACATTCATATTTTGTGCGCACACACCCAACACATTAGTTGCAATATGGCATTTGCAAGTCCTGTAACGAGTTCTATCCTCAGCTCTTACTCTAACATCTAAATAAGTACCATTTAGAGTCTCGATACAACATTTGAACCACTTCCATCTACTGTCTAAGAATTTATCTTCAACTGCATGAGGCTTTTCAACCAGTTCCGTATACAATCGACAAACAACTTTCAAAACATTATGGAATGATCTGCTCACAGTTTTAGAAGACCTCATGAAATGAAGGCCAACACTATCCATTTTGTAGTGGTGCGCTAATACGAATAGAAACATGacaacttgttcttctatacagACATGACCATTCTCTTTTAAACCCACAACTTTCAACTTACGACATAGCTTCTCAAAGGTTAGCAAATTCATCCTAAGATTTCTAATAAATAACCTTCTTGAAACTTCATTGAATAGTCTGTCTAGCATAGCTTGCCTAGGCAATCTAGCAGTCTCAATTCTATCTCTAAGCACTATTTTCTCACCTCTTGTTCTGGTAGCATGAAGAATTACCTGAAAACCATTTACAACTATGGTCCAATTATCCATGCATCGTTTCATCTCGAGATTGGTTAGGAGGATGACGAAAAACCTCTTTAAATCCATATTCCTTCACCTATAATCAAAGAATAGTAATGGAGGTTACTTCTCGACTCAAATTCAAATCAATTCAACTCCTATCAATAAAATTCAAGGCAACTTTACCGTGGATTAACGTTCCAATTTATGAGTGAACTCGCGTTTCGAACGTCACCGTCGATTATAGGCCTGGTCGTTGTCGAGATAGTCGAAATCGAATAGCATAGTTGTTTGTAAGAGGTTTGGGCGAATTTTGGAAGACGACTAGGTTTTCAATAATCAATTTGGGGAGAAGAGGGTATTTGGTGGAATTTAAAAAATAAATGAGGGCATATACATAAATTCCTTTTTAAAATTGAAAGTCAGCGAAACCCACGCGTCTCGATTTCGTCAATAATACCCCCCCTTATGGGTCTCGAGCAACTTCGGTTTCATGAATACAATCATCCAAATCAGAATATTAGCGAATTTTGGATTGACAAATTCTAATCCGTTCAAATCTGCTCCTCAAACACGCGAATCAAATGGCCCCTAAAGTCTAAACTTAGAATTATAAAATTGGATATAAAATTTACCCCCCCAATTATTGACGAAGTTTTAATTTATGGGTCTCGAGCAACTTCGGTTTCATGAATACAATCATCCAAATCAAAATATTAGCGAATTTTGGATTGACAAATTCTAATCCGTTCAAATTTGCTCCTCAAACACGCGAACCAAATGGCCCCTAAAGTCTAAACTTCGAATTATAAAATTGGATATAAAATTTGCTTAATGTATAAACTAAACCCTAGCTATTGTGGCTTTAAAAGGCTGGATATAATAAATAGCAGAATGAGCGTGTTCCCAAAATTGATGTCAAGAGTCACATAGGTTAAAGTCAATCGTGATGGAGTAGTATACACCAATCTGCGCAAAATAGGATTAGG
This window of the Rutidosis leptorrhynchoides isolate AG116_Rl617_1_P2 unplaced genomic scaffold, CSIRO_AGI_Rlap_v1 contig272, whole genome shotgun sequence genome carries:
- the LOC139882458 gene encoding uncharacterized protein, translating into MDLKRFFVILLTNLEMKRCMDNWTIVVNGFQVILHATRTRGEKIVLRDRIETARLPRQAMLDRLFNEVSRRLFIRNLRMNLLTFEKLCRKLKVVGLKENGHVCIEEQVVMFLFVLAHHYKMDSVGLHFMRSSKTVSRSFHNVLKVVCRLYTELVEKPHAVEDKFLDSRWKWFKCCIETLNGTYLDVRVRAEDRTRYRTCKCHIATNVLGVCAQNMNVILVYPGWKGSAFDSRVLRDTLRKEGGLRVPTRKYYLVDAGYYNAPRFLALHRGTHYHLSE